The genomic stretch CGAACAACGAGGCGCTGCGGCTTGATTTTGCAACGCACTGTGCCTAGCTATATCGAAACGATGACAGGATCAGACCCATGGCAGACATCAACGCCGATATTCAGCAGCAGATCGACAGCAACGACATCATGCTGTTCATGAAAGGCACACCACAATTTCCACAATGTGGTTTCTCTTCAACGGTTGTGCAGATACTGGAATATCTCGGTGTCGAGTACGGGTCTGAAAACGTGCTCGCGAGCGATGATTTGCGCCAAGGCATCAAATCTTTTTCTGACTGGCCAACAATCCCGCAGCTTTATGTGAAGGGTGAGTTTGTCGGGGGGTGCGATATCATCCGGGAAATGTTCGAGAGCGGTGAGTTGCGCGGTTTTCTGGCCGAAAAAGGTGTGCTGAAGGCAGACGCCTGACGCACCAAGTCGCTCTCACAATCACAATTTCAGTGACCGGCGTATTTTGCCGCCTGCTCTGCATAATGGTCTTCGACCGGCTTGAAACTGTTGCTTGCGTCATCATAGGCGCTGACCGCACCCGACTTGATGTCATAGACCCAGCCATGCAGCTGTAAGGCGCCTTTGGCCAACGCCGCCGCAACGCTGGGATGAGTTCTCAGGTGCTGCATCTGCAACATCACATTTTGCTCCAGCAGAAGTTTCATGCGCACTTCTTCGCTTTTTCCTGCCCCGAGTTCTTCCACAACGGCCACCGCCGCGCGTGTATAGGCCAGCCATCTGCGCACATGGGGCAAATCTCCAACCTGTTCCGGGTGCATGGCCCCTTTCATCGCACCGCATTCCGTATGCCCGCAGACAACGATATGCGGCACCTTGAGAACGGAAACCGCAAATTCCACTGTTGCTGTCACACCGCCAGTATGCTGCGAATGAGGTGGCACGATATTGCCGGCAGTACGACAGATGAACAAATCCCCCGGATCAGTCTGTGTGATCATGGCCGTCTCGACACGCGAATCCGAGCAGGCGATGAACATTGCTTCTGGTGCCTGCCCCTGACTCAATCGCTCGAACAGGTCTTTTTTCTGCGGATAGATTTCATTTTGAAATTTGACGACACCGGCAGCAAAACGGGGCATGAAAATCTCCTTTTCAAAAGGATAGCATTACTCAGGGCCCCGCACCATATCCACATTTGATAGAAACAGCTGCCTTAAATTGCTGATTCGCAGCTGCCGAATCCCTACAATGTCACGCTATGCAACAATATCACGACCTCCTCGCGCGCGCCCTGAATGACGGCGCTGACAAATCCGACCGAACCGGCACCGGCACACGTGCGGTTTTCGGCCATCAGATGCGTTTTGACCTGTCCGACGGCTTTCCCCTCGTCACCACCAAGAAGCTGCATCTGAAATCGATCATCCATGAGCTTCTGTGGTTTCTCGCCGGCGACACCAATGTCCGCTACCTGCAGGAAAATGGCGTCAGCATCTGGGACGAGTGGGCAGATGAGAACGGGGAGCTTGGCCCTGTCTATGGCGCGCAGTGGCGTTCATGGCCCTCCCACAAAGGCGGCACGGTAGACCAGATAATCTGGCTTCTGAATGAAATAAAAACGAACCCGGATTCCCGGCGACTTGTGGTCAGCGCCTGGAACCCCGCCCAACTCGACGAAATGGCTCTCGCCCCCTGCCATTGCCTGTTCCAGTTCTTTGTGGTCGATGGCAAACTGTCGTGCCAGCTTTACCAGCGCTCCGCCGATATTTTCCTCGGTGTACCGTTCAATATCGCATCCTATGCGCTGCTGACTCACATGATCGCGCAGGTGACTGATCTGGCGCCCGGTGATTTTGTGCACACTCTGGGGGATGCCCATATCTACAGCAATCACTTCGAGCAGGCGAATACGCAGCTTGCGCGCGCGCCTCTTCCCTTGCCGAAACTGGAACTGAACCCGGATGTGAAAGACCTGTTTGCCTTCCGTTTTGAAGATATCCGGATCACGGGATATGAGGCACACCCCTCAATCAAGGCCCCGATTGCAGTATGATAGAACGCCAGACCAATATCCCGATTGCCCTTGTGGTTGCCGCGGCCCGTAACAACACAATCGGCAAGGATGGCGGCATGCCGTGGCGCCTCTCAGATGACCTCAAATGGTTCAAGAAAGTCACGACCGGCAAGCCCGTCATCATGGGACGC from Parvularcula sp. IMCC14364 encodes the following:
- the grxD gene encoding Grx4 family monothiol glutaredoxin; its protein translation is MADINADIQQQIDSNDIMLFMKGTPQFPQCGFSSTVVQILEYLGVEYGSENVLASDDLRQGIKSFSDWPTIPQLYVKGEFVGGCDIIREMFESGELRGFLAEKGVLKADA
- a CDS encoding carbonic anhydrase, with protein sequence MPRFAAGVVKFQNEIYPQKKDLFERLSQGQAPEAMFIACSDSRVETAMITQTDPGDLFICRTAGNIVPPHSQHTGGVTATVEFAVSVLKVPHIVVCGHTECGAMKGAMHPEQVGDLPHVRRWLAYTRAAVAVVEELGAGKSEEVRMKLLLEQNVMLQMQHLRTHPSVAAALAKGALQLHGWVYDIKSGAVSAYDDASNSFKPVEDHYAEQAAKYAGH
- a CDS encoding thymidylate synthase, with amino-acid sequence MQQYHDLLARALNDGADKSDRTGTGTRAVFGHQMRFDLSDGFPLVTTKKLHLKSIIHELLWFLAGDTNVRYLQENGVSIWDEWADENGELGPVYGAQWRSWPSHKGGTVDQIIWLLNEIKTNPDSRRLVVSAWNPAQLDEMALAPCHCLFQFFVVDGKLSCQLYQRSADIFLGVPFNIASYALLTHMIAQVTDLAPGDFVHTLGDAHIYSNHFEQANTQLARAPLPLPKLELNPDVKDLFAFRFEDIRITGYEAHPSIKAPIAV